The Actinomyces wuliandei genome contains the following window.
ACCTCTCCGAGATCGTGCGCTCGGGGCTCAACTCGGTGGACAGGGGACAGAGCGAGGCCGCAGGTGCCCTGGGCATGTCCCAGTCCCAGATCCTGCGCCGCATCGTCCTGCCCCAGGCCATGCGCGTCATCGTGCCTCCTACCGGCAATGAGACGATCTCCATGCTCAAGACGACCTCCCTGGTCCTGGCCGTGCCCTTCACCCTGGACCTCACCTTCGTGACGAACTCCTACGCCTCCATGACCTACCAGACGATCCCGCTGCTCATCGTCGCTGCCCTGTGGTACATCATCATCACCTCGCTTCTCATGGTCGGCCAGCACTTCATTGAGCGCTACTACGGGAGGGGCTTCGACAACAGCTCTCCCCCCCGGGGAGCCGACCGCCGCTCCCTGTCCGCCCGCCAGCAGGCGATCCTGGACGCCCACACCACGACCGACCGAGTCACGGAGGTCAGCCCATGACCGCGCCCGACCCCACGCACCTGGCCTCCTCTGCCGATCCGGGCGCCGTGCAGGCGGATCCGACGCAGGAGGCGCCAGCAGCGGGCAGGAAGCCAGTGACACCGAAGGTGGAGATCACCGGCCTGCACAAGTTCTTCGGCGAGCTGCACGTGCTGCGCGGTGTGGACCTGACCGTGGAGCCGGGTTCCGTCACCGTCCTCGTCGGCCCCTCAGGCTCGGGAAAGTCCACGCTGCTGCGCTGCATCAACGAGCTGGAGCAGATCGACGCCGGGCGCGTCAGGGTCGACGGTGAGCTCATGGGCATGCGCGAGGTGGTCAGGAACGGCCGGGTACGGCTCCACGCCCTGCCGGACCGGGTCCGGGCCGCCCAGCGCGCCAGGATCGGCATGGTCTTCCAACGGTTCAACCTGTTCCCCCACATGACGGCACTGGGCAACGTCATGGAGGCACCGGTCCACGTCAGGAAGCTCCCCAGGGCACAGGCCCGGCAGCGTGGGATCGAGCTCCTGGAGCGCGTAGGCCTGGCCGACCGCGTCGACCACTATCCCGCCCAGCTCTCCGGTGGCCAGCAGCAGCGGGTGGCTATCGCCCGTGCCCTGGCTATGGACCCTGAGCTGATGCTCTTCGACGAGCCGACCTCGGCCCTGGACCCCGAGCTCGTCGGTGAGGTCCTCGCCGTGATGAAGGACCTGGCTCGCTCAGGGATGACAATGGTGGTCGTCACGCACGAGATGAACTTCGCCCGGGAGGTCGGCGACCAGCTGGTCTTCATGGACAGCGGGGTCGTCTGCGAGTCCGGCCCTCCGGCACAAGTGCTGGACACTCCTCAGGCGCAGCGGACACAGGCCTTCCTGTCCGCAGTACTGTGACGAGGTACGTTGAGGCGTTTGTGACGAGCACGCGAGTGCTGTCACTGCTTGTCATTGCTCCGGGACGCCCGGCGCCTCCCTGACCGACGGCCTGCCGCTCATGCCTCCTCGGCCCGCCACTGGCCGTCATTCCAGCTCACAAGCCGCCACCCCTGCTGCGGGCTACCCTCGACGACGCTCAACGCCGTGTTGTCCATGGGAGTGGCGGCGATCCAGGCTGGGTCCACTCCCGCCGCCTGGCTGGCAACCAGGGCCACCCACAGGCGCAGGACGGTCCCGTGAGCAACCAGAAGCGCCGTTGCTTCCTGCGGTGTCTGCGCCGCGACCTCCGCGACAACGGTATCGAAGCGGGCGAAGGTGTCAGCACCGTCCTCGGGGGACCCGGGAACACGGGCAGCAGTACGTCCCACCATCCACGAGCGGGTCGTGTCCTTGTAGCAGCGCATCGACCGCACGTCAGTGCGCATCTCCAGGTCACCAGCCAGGACCTCCCGCAGGCCGCTGCGGACCTGGGCCTCCAGGCCCGTCGCCTCCTCCACTGGGGCCACGGTCTGACGTGCCCGCAGGATTGGAGACACCCACAACGTGGTGATCCTGGCCAGCCACCCGGCCTCCTCCAGCCTCCTGGGCAGGTCGGCAGCCTGCACCAGGCCCACGTCGTCCAGCGGGTTGCCGGGAAACCCCGTGTCCAGGGCGTTCATGACATTGCCGATCGTACGACCGTGGCGGACAAGAAGAAGGTTCACGGGCCAA
Protein-coding sequences here:
- a CDS encoding amino acid ABC transporter ATP-binding protein, translating into MTAPDPTHLASSADPGAVQADPTQEAPAAGRKPVTPKVEITGLHKFFGELHVLRGVDLTVEPGSVTVLVGPSGSGKSTLLRCINELEQIDAGRVRVDGELMGMREVVRNGRVRLHALPDRVRAAQRARIGMVFQRFNLFPHMTALGNVMEAPVHVRKLPRAQARQRGIELLERVGLADRVDHYPAQLSGGQQQRVAIARALAMDPELMLFDEPTSALDPELVGEVLAVMKDLARSGMTMVVVTHEMNFAREVGDQLVFMDSGVVCESGPPAQVLDTPQAQRTQAFLSAVL
- a CDS encoding histidine phosphatase family protein, translated to MNLLLVRHGRTIGNVMNALDTGFPGNPLDDVGLVQAADLPRRLEEAGWLARITTLWVSPILRARQTVAPVEEATGLEAQVRSGLREVLAGDLEMRTDVRSMRCYKDTTRSWMVGRTAARVPGSPEDGADTFARFDTVVAEVAAQTPQEATALLVAHGTVLRLWVALVASQAAGVDPAWIAATPMDNTALSVVEGSPQQGWRLVSWNDGQWRAEEA